The region TTCGACGACCCAGCCGACACCTCCTCGGACCAACCGCTCAGCAGGCCGTTGTTGAATGTATTCATCGTTGACGACGATGCCATCCTGCGCGAAATACTGTGTGAAGCATTAGCTGAGCGTTACAAAATCTTCTCTTTCGAATCCGCACAGTCTTGTCTAGCCCACATGCGGCAGCTGCAGCCGGACATCGTGCTATTGGATCTGCACCTACCGGATCTCGATGGGTTGGAGCTCTGCCGCCAGATTCGGCGCCACCACCCGGTCAGCGATATGCCGATCATGTTTGTTTCCGGCGACGACACCATGGATGCAAGACTGGCCGGCTACGAAGCAGGTGCACAGGATTTCATCCTGAAACCCATTAGTAATGAAGAACTGCTGCGAAAAGTGGCGGTGATGGAATTATTCTTGCGCGACCAACGCAATCTGAAAGAACAAGCGGGGTTTGCCCAACGTACTGCCTTCACGGCCATGAGCGGTATGAGTGACCTTGGTATCATCATCGAATTCATGCGGGTATCGTTCACGTGCCGCACTGCTGAAGAGGTTGGTCACGCAGTGCTGAATGCCTTGTCACAGTGGGCATTGCAGGGTGCATTGCAGATTCATCAAGGTGGCAGGGAAATCAATCTGAACTCCGCCAACTCAAATTCACCGCTGGAATCGTCCGTGCTAAACCATGCACGGAGTATGGGGCGGATCTTCCAGTTTCGTCGTTACATCGTCTTTAATTATGGCGACCTGACCTTGTTGGTCACCAATATGCCCTTGGAAGACCCGGAACACTGTGGCCGAATCCGGGATAATGTGGCCATTCTGGCCGAAGGGGCAGATGCACGCCTGATTGCGATCCAAGGTGAACAGATTCGAGAACGGCAAGCTTATGGCATTGAATCAGCGCTAGCCAAATTAGAGCGAAGCCTGGAGGAAATCCGGCATGCTTATGCCGCCGAGAAAATGCGGCAGACCGAGTTGATCATGCATATGCATCGCGATCTCTCCAACATGTTGGTGCATTTTGGTCTGACCGATGATCAGGAAAGCAACCTGATGCACCAGATCGCACAATACCTGCACGCGTTACAAGACAACGAGAATTTAAGCGACTGGCTGGTTCAGGAGCTGCAACAGTCGTCTACCCAACTAAGACAACTCGCAACCTGGGGAGAAGCGCAGACCCCTGTTACGCAGGAACCACGCTGGTTGCAATAGCAAAGGCCGGAACTGCACAGCTTCCGTTGCAGCATATGGGATGATGGCTGCACCATGGGTATCACACCGTGAAGTTTCGTTCACCCGGTGGGGTTCCCTCATTTGAGTACCCCGATCTGTTCACTCGTCTTTATCCAGTACCTGCGCATCCAGCCACCCTTTTGCCAGCGTAACATGGATCAACCCACCGGGTACAACATCCCCCGCCTTTCGCACAATCTGGTCGTTGACGTCATGCACGATACTGTAGCCACGTTCCAGTACCGCAGCTGGATTCATTTGCCGCAGTTGTACCTCACACTGTGTCAGCCGGCCTGCAAGACGTTCGAGCTGCAGCTGCCATGCACCGGTCAAACGCCCAGCCAACAAGCGCTGCTGCTTCAATGGCAGATCAATACATGGGCTTACCTGCCGATATCGACGCAACACCGCCTCCAATCGCCATTGCCGCCCGGCAAGTGCATGCACCACGCTTTGGGATAGGCGATGACGTAATCCAGCCAAGTGCTGTGTCTGTTGTGCCAAACGCTGCCCAGGATGCACCAACCTCCTTGCAAGATAATCCAATTGCTGCAAACGTTGCATCAGTAGTCGATCCATATCTCGATCCAGACGACGTTGCAATGCCACCAACTTCCCCACCAATTCTATCCGGTTCGGGCTAACCAGTTCAGCCGCAGCGGTAGGGGTTGCAGCACGCCGATCTGCTACAAAATCAGCAATGGTGACATCCGTCTCGTGTCCTACACCCGATACCACAGGGATTGGGCAGGCTGCTATCGCCCGAGCCACGTTTTCGTCATTAAATGCCCACAAGTCCTCGATACTACCCCCGCCTCGGCACACGATCAGCACATCACATTCCTGCCGCAGCACAGCCGCACGGATCGCAGACACAATCTGTACGGGCGCATCAGCGCCTTGAACCTGCGTTGGATAAAGCACCACAGGTAGTCCCGGCATACGTCGCCGCAATGTGGTCAACACATCCCGTAACGCTGCTGCCGCCGGAGAAGTGACGATACCAATCTGGCGTGGGAACGTTGGCAGCCCCTGCTTTCGGTCGGCATCAAACAAACCTTCCGCCTGCAATTTGGCCTTCAATCGCTCAAAAGCTTCAAACAACGCGCCCAGGCCAGCCAACCGCATGAAATCAACAGACAGCTGAAAGTCACCACGTGGCTCATATAAAGCAGGTACTGCTCGTACCTCGACCCGCATCCCCTCTGCCGGCCGAAAACCAATCAGCGATGCTTTCTGTCGGAACATCACACAACGCACTTGGGCTTGTGCATCCTTGAGCGAAAAATACCAATGCCCAGAAGCCGCAATGGTCAGATTGGAGATTTCACCTGACACCCAGGTCAACGGAAATTGTTGCTCCAGCACCACGCGTACCGCGCGATTGAGTTCACTGACAGTCATCACAGCATGTGTGCGTTCAATCGTTGCCATACTGGATTAATCCACAGAGTTCATAAAATTGTCACATCGTCACTTGACAAAACGTGTCGACTTTTCGACAACGCCAGTCTTATGTTTTTATTCAGATATTCTTAGATAGCTTGCGCAATCTCGGTGCACCAAACCTAGGATTTCAGCACCAGATTGGGACATATCGATACATCATCCACATTGTTATCCACAGGTTGAAGCATGCAATTGGGGATGGCAACGTCAGGCTAAACGTCTTATAAAGGATTTCAGGCCAAGTCCGACTAGCAATATTGACATCAGCATACTTGCCGAACCAGACCTGAGCGATTAAAGTTAGCACCCTTGAAGGTCATGTCGTTATCCTTGGCTTGCCAAGGCCAAACGGCAAGATATTGTCGAATTAAATTCGCCCCAAACGCAAACGGAGTAACGCGTGCTATCCATCATCCAGGCCGCCGGTTGGCCCATCTACCCACTGATTCTGGCATCCATTGCCGCTGTCACCATCATCATCGAACGCATGTTGTCGCTGCGGGCTGATGTTGTGGCACCCAAGGGTCTGCTGAACAAGGTTGTGCAGGAATATCGTTCCGGCGGTGTGACACAGGACATGCTCAACAAGCTGTCACACAGCTCTCACCTCGGCCGCATCTTCGCGGCGGGCCTGCGCAATGTCAACAGTTCACGTGATGTGATGAAAGAATCCATCGAGGAAGCCGGTTCTGCGGTCTCTCATGACCTTGGCCGCTTTCTGACCACACTGGGTTCGATCGCATCTTTGTCCCCGTTACTGGGTCTGCTTGGTACCGTGGTGGGCATGATCGAGATCTTCGGTTCACAAGCACCAACTGGTAACAATCCAGCTCAGTTGGCACATGGTATCTCGATTGCGCTGTACAACACCGCTTTCGGTATCATCATCGCAGTACCTGCAATCGGTTTTTATCGCCACTTACGCAGCAAGATCGATTCACTGACCGTCGAGATGGAACAACAAGCCATCAAGCTGGTGGAAGTCGTTCACGGCGAGCGCAAGCTGTAATCGCGAGGACGGGACATGAATTTCCGTAAAGGACGTATCCAGGAAGAACCCGAAATCAACTTCATCCCGTTGATTGACGTGTTGTTGGTGATTCTGATCTTCCTGATGGTCACTACTACTTACTCTCGTTATGCCGAGCTGCAAATCAACCTGCCTCAGGCAGAGGCTGAGAAACCGGTCGACAAGCCTACTGAGCTGAGTATTGGGGTTGATGCCAACGGTCGCTATGTGATCAACGAAAAACAAGTGGCTTTCAGCAGCCCGGAGTCCTTCAGTATTGAAATGAAGAAAGCTGCCGGTGACCAGAAGGACCCTGTCGTGATTATTAATGCGGATGCCAAGGCAACACACCAATCCGTAGTCAATATCATGGAAGCCGCGCGTTTCGCCGGTTTTGGCCGCATCACCTTCGCGACGCAATCGTCAGGTCAGTAAGCGTTTCGCCATCGCACCATGCAAAACGCCACGGTTAT is a window of Chitinivorax sp. B DNA encoding:
- the xseA gene encoding exodeoxyribonuclease VII large subunit; translation: MATIERTHAVMTVSELNRAVRVVLEQQFPLTWVSGEISNLTIAASGHWYFSLKDAQAQVRCVMFRQKASLIGFRPAEGMRVEVRAVPALYEPRGDFQLSVDFMRLAGLGALFEAFERLKAKLQAEGLFDADRKQGLPTFPRQIGIVTSPAAAALRDVLTTLRRRMPGLPVVLYPTQVQGADAPVQIVSAIRAAVLRQECDVLIVCRGGGSIEDLWAFNDENVARAIAACPIPVVSGVGHETDVTIADFVADRRAATPTAAAELVSPNRIELVGKLVALQRRLDRDMDRLLMQRLQQLDYLARRLVHPGQRLAQQTQHLAGLRHRLSQSVVHALAGRQWRLEAVLRRYRQVSPCIDLPLKQQRLLAGRLTGAWQLQLERLAGRLTQCEVQLRQMNPAAVLERGYSIVHDVNDQIVRKAGDVVPGGLIHVTLAKGWLDAQVLDKDE
- a CDS encoding response regulator yields the protein MSSDDLEFFDDPADTSSDQPLSRPLLNVFIVDDDAILREILCEALAERYKIFSFESAQSCLAHMRQLQPDIVLLDLHLPDLDGLELCRQIRRHHPVSDMPIMFVSGDDTMDARLAGYEAGAQDFILKPISNEELLRKVAVMELFLRDQRNLKEQAGFAQRTAFTAMSGMSDLGIIIEFMRVSFTCRTAEEVGHAVLNALSQWALQGALQIHQGGREINLNSANSNSPLESSVLNHARSMGRIFQFRRYIVFNYGDLTLLVTNMPLEDPEHCGRIRDNVAILAEGADARLIAIQGEQIRERQAYGIESALAKLERSLEEIRHAYAAEKMRQTELIMHMHRDLSNMLVHFGLTDDQESNLMHQIAQYLHALQDNENLSDWLVQELQQSSTQLRQLATWGEAQTPVTQEPRWLQ
- a CDS encoding MotA/TolQ/ExbB proton channel family protein, yielding MLSIIQAAGWPIYPLILASIAAVTIIIERMLSLRADVVAPKGLLNKVVQEYRSGGVTQDMLNKLSHSSHLGRIFAAGLRNVNSSRDVMKESIEEAGSAVSHDLGRFLTTLGSIASLSPLLGLLGTVVGMIEIFGSQAPTGNNPAQLAHGISIALYNTAFGIIIAVPAIGFYRHLRSKIDSLTVEMEQQAIKLVEVVHGERKL
- a CDS encoding biopolymer transporter ExbD, with the protein product MNFRKGRIQEEPEINFIPLIDVLLVILIFLMVTTTYSRYAELQINLPQAEAEKPVDKPTELSIGVDANGRYVINEKQVAFSSPESFSIEMKKAAGDQKDPVVIINADAKATHQSVVNIMEAARFAGFGRITFATQSSGQ